The genome window cccacttggtgaagtagtccaccgcgactattatgaacttgacTGCCCCCGGTGCTTCTGGGAAAGGGcctaccatgtctatgccccattgttgGAAAGGCCATGCGGTTGTTACGGGTACTAGTTCGTTCTTGGGGCGCATGGTCTTTGGCGCATGTCTCTGACAGCCACTACACTTTCTCAATTCTTTCACAGCATCAagatgcatcccgggccagtaatatccgacattcatcacttttgccaCTACCATTCAAGGCCCGGCATGGATACCACagattccttcatgcacttcccgGATCAGATAATTTGCGTCGTCGGCGTCGACACATCTTAGCAGCGGGCCGAGATACGACTTTCGGTACAGTATACCGTCCGCCATCTGATAATGCTCTGATTTGTATTGGATCTTTCGCGCCTCGGCTTTGTTTTCTGGGAGTATCCCAGACTGCAAGTACATGATTATCGGCGTCATCCAGGACGTTGTGCCTGTCTGGATAACGCTGACTTCTCTGAGTGGAACGGATGGGTTGCTTAAAACCTCTATGCGCACATCCTTCGCTAGGTGCTGGAAGCTTGTTGATGCGAGCTTGCTTAATGCGTCCGCTGGCTTGTTTTCGCTTCGGtttatgtggtgcaccttgtagGAATAGAAGGTTTGCAGCAACGTTTTTGCTTGGTTGAGATAGAGTGCCATTATGTCGCCCTTGGCTTCGTATTGGCCGTTGATTTGGCCTGCTACTAACATGGAGTCCACATGCGCTTCGATGTGTCGGACCCTCATTTTGATTGCCAATCGTAAGCCAACCAGGAAGGCTTCATACTCTGCTTCGTTGTTTGTACTCTTGAAATCCAGGCGTATGGCGTATGTGAATTCATGTTTGTCTGGACTTACCAGCCTTAGCCCCGCGCCTGCTCCATCTTCGTTAGATGCACCATCTGTGTACAACAGCCATGGCTCCTCTGTTTGCTTTTTCTCAGCTTTCTCCATCGCTTTACATTCTCTGTCTTTGTCATCTGGGACTTCCGTCATAAAATCTGCCAagacatggcctttgattgatggTCTTGGTCTGAAAACCACGTTATGGCCTCCCAGTTCTATTGCCCATTTGGCTAACCTTCCTGATACTTCTGGCCTTGCAAGGATATTTCCAATGTTGTAGTTTGTTAGCACGTGGATGATGTGGTTGGCAAAATACCTGCACAGCCGTCTTGAAGCGTGAATCAGTGCAAGGCCTAGCTTCTCCATGATTGCATACCGAGTCTCTGGATCGGTCAAGGTTCGCGACACATAGTACACTGGTGTTTGAACACCTTGACGATCGACGAGTAGTACAGCCCCGACTGCCCTGTCGGAAGCTGACAGGTAAAGTACCAAAGGTTCTCCCTTGTTTGGTGCGGTTAATGTTGGCAGTTTTATGAGGcaatctttcatctcgcggaacgcactttctgcttccggagtccattggAACTGGCTTTTCTTCATGCAGTTGCGTAAGGTCTTGATGAATGGGAAGGATTTTGCAGCGTGGTTAGCTAGGAAGCGATTGAGTGCGGCTAATCGTCCTGCTAGTTTTTGCATGTCTTTGATGTTTGATGGTGAAGGCATCCTTTCTATGGCTTGGACCTTTTCCGGATTTACCTTAAAACCATCCTTTGTGACGATGAAACCCaagaacttcccttcttccattccGAATGAGCACTTTGCTGGGTTCAACTTGATACTTACGCTGCGTAGCGTATTGAAGGTCTTCTGTATGTTCGCCAGCATCGTGCTTTCCTCTTTGCTCATGATTACCAGATCATCCATGTACACTTCTATGTACTTACCAATGGCGTCACTGAATGTTTCGTTCATCAACCTTTGGTATGTCGCGCCTGCATTTTTCAAGCCGAAAGGCATCTTGGTGTAGCAATACAGGCCTGTTGGCGTGCGAAATGCGGTTTTATCTTCGTCTTGAACGGCCATTTGAACTttatggtaccctttgtagcaatccagaAAACATTTCCACCGGAATGTTGCCAAAGAATCGATTTTCTCGTCTATGTCTGGTAAAGCGTAGCAGTCACggggacatgccttgttcagatccttatagtcgacacacattctccagCTGCCATTTGGTTTCTTTACCATTACTGGGCTTGCTACCCATGTTTGGTACCTGACTTCTCTGATGATTCCTGCGTTTAGCAACTCTAGCACTTGTTCTTTCATGGCATCGTGTTTGATGTCGCCTAGGTGGCGTTTGGCGTGCACCACTGGCTTTGCGTCTTCTGAGACATTTAGACGGTGTTCTGCTATGTGCCGTGGAACACCGACCATATCAGCCGGTGTGcaggcgaacacgtccatgttATCGTGCAGTAATTTCTTGAGCGCCGCGTGCGTCAAGTCAGACATGGCGGGCCCCAGGGTGACTGTTTGTTCTGGGTATGTGTTgttcaatacccatttttctgcctctATGCGCGGTGCTGGTTTGCTTGCTTTTGCTGGCCTGATTTCGTCTGTTGCTAGCACTTCTTTGCTTGCGTATATCAACGCGATGCCTGTTTCGGTTGGAAATCCTACGGCGGAGTGTGGTGCAGAACAGATCATACTGAAATCTCCCTGTGATTCTCTTCCTAGGAGGATGTCATGTCTTGAGTGCGCCGGAAGTACCATGAATGTGACTTATTCAGTCCTTGAATTCCTTCCGTCTGAAAGCAACACCGGGAATGATATTTGCCCTAGGGGAAAGACGGCTTCGTTGCAAAAACCAGTTAGTGGATAATCGACTGGCTCTAAGCGCGCCTTGTCCTCTTGATCAAattggttgaagcattgttcatatatgatatccgcggtgctccccggatcaatgaagatgtaatctgttTGGTAGTGGCCAATCACCCCTGGAATGACTATCAGTCGCTTTTCTCTCGGACCTCCTCTAACAACTGTAAAAATAACTTGCTTTTCGCGCCATGAATCATCCTGCGCGCGCTTGTTGTAGTTTTTCCTTGGTCTTCGTGGACCTCCCTGCACCATGTGGGTTTCTAGCTTTCTGAGCTTTTTGTTATCTGGCCCCTCATCTCTTCTTTGTATTTGGCGGTAATCGCGCTTTCCGCCTTTGACCAAATGAGTGAGCTTTCCATCTCTCAGGGCTCTCTCGATTTCTTGCTTTAGACTGAAACAGTCGTCGGTTAAGTGGCCCGTatctttgtggaattcacagaagagatttgggtcttggcctctataacaaccctcggtaaaaccgacatctcTCATAATAATTATgtcaccctaatatatctttaaatatatcaacttgtctttatatgcaccccgtatgtgaaaaccgcgTACATGTCGggttaagttaacgcgggccgcgagtacCTAGaattgtggcacagcccggtgcggccacgtgtccaaaGCGTGTCGAGCCTATATgatgaccggaccaagctacACCATTGACcgaggttgacgcgggccgcgtgagcccgACCCAAACCCCACGCGGGTCGCGAGAAAGTGCGTTTTCAGCACTATAAagagaaggcaacgggccttcagttcaaccgttcatttcctttctttctctcttaaattctgtagtggcgttattatacccgggcattataccccctaaaatagcgaggttctgctacgatgtaagtattataacccctggagacgtattagatacgctgcccgattgatctagggttccgtaacggctgtcgtggttctgcccgacgtagtcgttggaatgccgtctcggggagggtattactaatgttaaaatgggttattatactaacacacgtgcatttgtgtaaattatagatattcaccaggaaaccctaaagaatcacctaagacagcaatgtgagttgatccactttttgttaactgtttttacaaaaccttaaatttccatgcgaataacagttattgagtatttgtaagaatacaattacagtcggtaaatttggggttttgtatacaaaatttgttaccacctggtaaaggagtaacatgaccataagtcggaacgacattaccgtgtggtggtaattgatataacttggaaacaaatgtaattgcggatgcgccctcaatactgttcactgtgaatttttatttaaacttgattaaactgggattcactcaccagtatttcccactgacaaaatgtttttaaaacgcgtttcaggtaacaatatgtgaaagccaaatagaagccagctggacagcactgaaggcttggaaaagtggcaataaagttacctaagaataaaagagatgcttcttaataaataaataggatttattcctatgaaacgtgtgtattgaaaacttgggttttacccatatgtttaatattataaaacatggtggtttactctgattaaaatatttcctaactacggtcctgatgaaaatttccgctgccaaattggataaataaatgtgataccaccaaaactagctcacggccgcccgttcccggaaGATAGGGATCgagggctgtgacagaaggtggtatcagagctatgccactgattcagccacagaagtgttccgctgacatcaaaattcaaagtgttaggaaataaactatggaaatacgtgtataattgtatttcttgctatgtgttatctgactatttgttagtttacagtatgagtgaccaagtaccttctgacgcctatcgtcaactgtctggttcgcctaggagcgaaggcacctcctcttctcagcctgccctctcagggtattctgctgacacagaagaagggatctttgtgtttaaggctcagtctgaagagccatttcctcagaaaaagaggggatggttcagtaggggagcgcacgagcgtaggaaaagaatgaaaaagttgcaggaacagcgagtgttagccgcagcaaaaagagaaactgatgcttataatcaggatatgctcaataggggtatcgctaatatccatattttagcaaccactgctgccgacccaaacctggaacaaatgctagcaccccaaccacaaaatcctgaccaacccatggaagtagaagaccagatagaaatgcctgattacaacccggaggagatacctagggtacctgcacctgatcctctagacccaaacaattacgacccctggtgggacgatgttagggactacgtgcaacaaaacccaatataggagaatgtgccaatgcccaacttaggagcttatccagggttagatcctcaagatccctacaacattagtgatgcatatgttagggaaattttagagaatccatacccgtaccaggcccctatgcctccgtatcaggaacccatacctcagtttccaaacccagtcctagaacctgcacccccaatgagtgcagaaaatgtccaagaacttaggacttttggggaggaaattttagaaagcagtgatcgtatgcgacaggtgggagaacgcctcgtatggaaatacgatgagcgtaatatggatttttggatgaatccatatcagtgaaggtgatggtagaaacagtaataataataataataaaataatatatgtgtgtatgtgctagaaaaaaaaaaaactacggatgcttattattagtattgtagctttacattccagtcagtattgtaatttaaatttcagcactagtgtgtaatgatgcatactatataaatagagtaaaagtcgcaatgctcgacgtttttggttaaacgtgcgtgtcatgtgattggctatatataaatattatttgtgatattaatatttggtaaatgtctaaaattcagatggccgacgcgggaaatcaagaaaatctgaataacgataaccagagtaacattaacgtggttaatgagaattcggacaataataacaacggaaaccaaatggataacagggccgttcagcatattgtggcacagggaattatagatgcgatgccatttattattcaaacagttcaagaagcgaataataaaagtaagcatagcagtaaacgacccagTGAActggaaaacagcgtgaacaatggacccgtacttcaagcgcccattcccaaaagaagaagaaccatgccatatggttgttcttacaaagaattctggtcctgtaaaccaatagaattctcgggcaatgaaggacccattgcagccctacgctggatagagaaaactgaggctgttctaaaaataagcaaatgtgctgaagaagataagataatgtttgcttcaaatttgtttaaaaatgcagccttagaatggtggaacactatcctccagtcaaaaggaagtgataggatttataacatggaatgggaggaatttaagaatacggtagaaagaaaattctgccctcccaatgaaaaggaacaaatagcaaataagtttctgaatctgagaatgaccggagtagacagtaagggttacactaccacattctttgaatatgctaggatagtacctacccttgcatcacctgaaccggtattaatctcccgttacatctggggattaattggagaaattagacatgtagtcaaggcagctagaccccaaaccatagaagaagctgtagaactagccaataccttgacagatgagttaatccgtactagagaagaagaccagagaagaaacctaacccaaaggcttattcaagaattccgttctgggaattccaatcgtaggaatgtaggttctacctctgcaccatactgcaaagcctgcaaaaagaagcattctggaagatgctctacttactgcaatttctgcaaagcaccaggacataaggaggagacatgcagaagaaaaccaactaatgggatgtgcttcaattgtggagaaaaaggtcatatcaagccaaactgtccaaagttagccccagctgcgaacaacaagaacactaaaaatgctagagcattcgttctaactacagaggaagccaggatgattccagacgtaattgctggtacgtttttagttaatgatatttttgctaaagtattatttgactctggtgccaaccaaagttttattaatacttcattttgcaaactcctaaatcaatcattaactaaactaccacaagaatgtctagtagaaactgcaaatggagaaactgttaggatttctgaaatcttgcagggggcaagaatagaaatttttaatcaaaaatttatggcaaacctttacccaatgaatctggttggatttgatgtagtattaggaatggattggttaatagccaataaagccagtattttatgtgatcaaaagacaattcaattaaaatcaccaagaggtgaaaagatctcaattaaaggagataaaccatttagatccactaaattcatctctgtgatgaaaactgcaagttgtataaggaaaggatctatagtgtatttgatttctataatcactaacactaaaggaaaaaaaattaaaagacattccagtagtatcccaatttcagatatctttccagaagaattgccaggattaccaccagacagagaagtcgaattcagaatccatctgctaccaggaacaacaccaattgccaaagcaccttaccgtttagcacccgctgaaatgcaagaactgaagagacaactagacgaattgttggagaaaggattcatacagccaagttcatcgccatggggagcaccaatattatttgtcaaaaagaaggacggatcgatgcgtatgtgcattgactaccgtgaattgaacaaaatcacgattaagaatcgatacccattaccgaggatcgatgatttgtttgatcaacttcaaggagctcgatttttctctaaaatcgatttaagatcaggatatcatcaattaaaggtacaggaagaggacattcctaaaaccgcattcagaacaaggtatggtcattatgaatttacggtcatgccatttggtttaaccaatgccccagccgcatttatggacatgatgaacagaatatgtaagccatatttggataaattcataattgttttcatagatgatattctaatttactctaaaagtaaagaagagcatgcaaagcacttgcacttacttttaagtttattgagaaaggagaagctttatgctaagttttcaaagtgcgaattttggttaaaacaagtacaatttctcggacatttagttaaccatgaaagaattcatgtagatccaacaaagatcgaggcaattaccaaatggaaaaccccagagtcaccaaccgaggttagaagtttcttaggattggccggttattatagaagatttattcaaaatttttctagaatagccattcctttaactaagttaacctgtaaatctgttaagtttgaatggggaccaaaacaagaagaagcctttagtatccttaagcaaagattaacccatacaccaatactagcattaccagaaggaactgaagactttgtagtcttttgtgacgcttctaagttaggttatggatgcgtattaatgcaacgccaaaaggttatagcctatgcatctagacagcttaagagtcatgaaggaaattattcgacccatgatttggaattaggagccataatttttgcccttaagatttggagacattatctttatggtagtaagtttaccatattcacagatcataagagtttaagatatgtcttcgggcaaaaagaattgaatatgagacagagacgctggatggaattacttagtgactatgattgtgatatccagtatcatgcaggaaaagccaatgtggtggctgatgctttaagtcaaaaatatcacgaaaagccaaaaagggtacgttctcttaaattaaatctacaagtagatttaaacaatcagattaggaaagcacaagaatcagtaatcaaggaggatactgaaaaattaaaaggaatgattaaggaattagaacaaggaacagatggaatttggaggttccataaaaagagaatgtggatacctaaattaggaaatttacgtcaccgtatattagaagaagctcataagtctaaatatacgatgcatccaggaagtgataaaatgtaccaggatttaaggaaaaatttctggtggataggaatgaaaaaggatgtagcagcttatgtttctaaatgcttaacttgctcacaagttaaagctgaacatcagaaaccctcaggtttgttacagcaattagaaataccagtttggaagtgggaattgataacaatggattttgttaccaaattgcctaaaacaagaaaaaggtaatgatacaatctgggtgattgtagacaggttaaccaaatcagcccatttcttaccaatgaaggaaacctttagcatggaacaattagccaaattgtatgtaaatgaaatcgtttctttacatggcattcctttatcaattgtttccgatagagatagccgttttacttctcatttttggtcaagtttccaaaaatcaatgggaaccaggttaaatctaagcacagcttatcatcctcaaacggacggacaaagcgaaaggacaattcagacaatggaggacatgcttagagcttgtgtaattgattttggaggtaattgggacgaacacttacctttaatagaattttcttataataatagttatcacacaagtatcaatgctgcaccattcgaagcactttatggacgaaagtgcagaaccccagtctgttgggcagaaattggggaaaaacaattatctggacccgaaatagtacaagaaacaactgataaaatcattcaagtcaaagaacgactgaaaacagcacgtgatcgccaaaagagctatgctgataacagatgcaaaccactagaatttcaagtgggagataaagtattattgaaagtctctccctggaaaggagtggtaagattcatcaaaagaggaaagcttagtcccagatatattggacctttcaaaattcttgaaaGAATAGGAccggtagcctatcagctacaactgccagaggaaatggcaggaatacatgatgtgtttcatgtatctaatctcaaaaagtgtttaactgatgaatcactcgtagtacctcttaaggatatagaggttaatgaacaactcaagtttgtggagaagcctctgCAAATtaaagataggaaaattaagaatctcaagcacaaaagactagttctagtcaaagtaaagtgggactccaaaagaggacccgagtacacatgggagcttgaatccgaaatgcaaaagaaatatccacacttgttccagtagatctcgaggacgagctctaaaacaaggtggggaggatataacaaccctcggtaaaaccgacatctcTCATAATAATTATgtcaccctaatatatctttaaatatatcaacttgtctttatatgcaccccgtatgtgaaaaccgagccccaaaatagattatactatataaaataaataaaaacaataattattaagctgaggcgggccgcgtagggcctcacctcaagttcatGCGGGTCGCGCGAGTAGGTGACCAGACTTCTCTTAAATCAtaagtccaggcgggccgcgtacatgtcgggttaagttaacgcgggccgcgagtacCTAGaattgtggcacagcccggtgcggccacgtgtccaaaGCGTGTCGAGCCTATATgatgaccggaccaagctacACCGTTGACcgaggttgacgcgggccgcgtgagcccgGCCCAAaccccacgcgggccgcgagaaagtgtgttttcagcactATAAagagaaggcaacgggccttcagttcaaccgttcatttcctttctttctctcttaaattctgtagtggcgttattatacccgggcattataccccctaaaatagcgaggttctgctacgatgtaagtattataacccctggagacgtattagatacgctgcccgattgatctagggttccgtaacggctgtcgtggttctgcccgacgtagtcgttggaatgccgtctcggggagggtattactaatgttaaaatgggttattatactaacacacgtgcatttgtgtaaattatagatattcaccaggaaaccctaaagaatcacctaagacagcaatgtgagttgatccactttttgttaactgtttttacaaaaccttaaatttccatgcgaataacagttattgagtatttgtaagaatacaattacagtcggtaaatttggggttttgtatacaaaatttgttaccacctggtaaaggagtaacatgaccataagtcggaacgacattaccgtgtggtggtaattgatataacttggaaacaaatgtaattgcggatgcgccctcaatactgttcactgtgaatttttatttaaacttgattaaactgggattcactcaccagtatttcccactgacaaaatgtttttaaaacgcgtttcaggtaacaatatgtgaaagccaaatagaagccagctggacagcactgaaggcttggaaaagtggcaataaagttacctaagaataaaagagatgctttttaataaataaataggatttattcctatgaaacgtgtgtattgaaaacttgggttttacccatatgtttaatattataaaacatggtggtttactctgattaaaatatttcctaactacggtcctgatgaaaatttccgctgccaaattggataaataaatgtgataccaccaaaactggctcacggccgcccgttcccggaagatagggatcgggggctgtgacagccTCTCTTGTTGCGCATCTGCAAGGGTGGTTTGAACTGATGGTTCTCTGTGGCCAAGACTTCAGAAGGTGTTTTGGTCAGTGGAGTCCATTGTTTTTCTCTGTTTTCTCGCTTTACTTCTTTTCGATGGGCTATTTGATTGATTGTATGGCGTGCGTCTTCCCGTGGAGGGCTTCTTTCTCTGTGCCCAGAAGCCTTCCAGGGTTGATTTCTACCCATTCTGTTGTGTCGATCATTATGGTTGTGCGCGCGCTGACGGTGATCGTCACCGGTCAACTGCCTGTCTGTCTGCGCAATTGTTTTGGCTGCTTCTACgaaggtttcccaatctttgggtcctccgtctcGCCCTTTGATTCTTTTAACCAAATCATCGCACTTGACCGCTCTCATGAAGTGCGCGCGCATCATCTTTTCTGGTATGTCGCCGATCTCCAAACATTCTTTGTTGTATCTTGTGATGAAATCCTCTACGCTCTCGTAGTCTTTTCTCCGTATGTTTAAACAATCACGAGGGTCTCTGGCTTGTCTTCGCTGTTGAGAGAAGTGTGCTAGGAACTTCTCTCGGAAAtcgacccatgatttgatttTGCCTGCTGGTAAGTTGTCGAACCAAATGCGCGCCGCGCCGACGAATGTCTGAGCAAACAGGTGGCACCATGTTGGTAAGTTCCATCCGCCTGTTGCCCCTGCGCCCTTAAACACCTGGAGGTGATCATCTGGGTCCGTCAACCCGTTGTATTTACCAACGTTGTG of Helianthus annuus cultivar XRQ/B chromosome 1, HanXRQr2.0-SUNRISE, whole genome shotgun sequence contains these proteins:
- the LOC118491277 gene encoding uncharacterized protein LOC118491277, whose protein sequence is MASINLVYTQLSAQQALLQAQANQSAFVTPQPRSLSTHTAQQTNAWNLRPERGPVQNIRRPSVHDTRDTYAETESNFVQNSNLQRRPIQTRLGARNMNTEWDEEEDDPTYKEESTVFSRLHPEHEAYKPTNRAGYNPKAEHDYTLSYRPKDMAENSKFIREIACAAIDKTKLPHNVGKYNGLTDPDDHLQVFKGAGATGGWNLPTWCHLFAQTFVGAARIWFDNLPAGKIKSWVDFREKFLAHFSQQRRQARDPRDCLNIRRKDYESVEDFITRYNKECLEIGDIPEKMMRAHFMRAVKCDDLVKRIKGRDGGPKDWETFVEAAKTIAQTDRQLTGDDHQASPQT